In Eriocheir sinensis breed Jianghai 21 chromosome 18, ASM2467909v1, whole genome shotgun sequence, the genomic stretch atcactaggtcttcatatattttttttctacaaacgtttggttagtgacggtacgcttggttagcgttggtacgcttggttagcgttggtatgcttggttagcgttggtacgcttggttagcgttggtatgcttggttagcgatggtacgcttggttagcaatggtactcttggttagcgatggtacggttggttagcgatggtatgcttggttagcgactagctcacgcatgtgagaccaggtccaccacgcgtggttattttttttttagaacacacagcccaacggctgccgtgctgagggccgggtatagcccgggcctgttcagcccgagtcccggatgaccttgagtcatggctcagggctgttttggggtggttagcgatggtatgcttggttagcgattagcccacgcatgtgagtatacggtagggattttccttacttacgagactagggaatttttcctgatttagggatttttctagggaaattttggaaggccatttttcagtgctccccccccaataccccggttccccacagttccccaggcttgtcttgggggattgggggggctggggtggtggagggggtggagtagtgattcttaagatttactgATATCCGTAAAAAGTGGCCATTAGAAAAGCACTAAAATCAGGATGAAAAGAATACTAGGTAAAGGTCCAGTATGATTCCAAcgccttaattttggtctattttctttcaaaccttcacaaaaccctttgtatacatataatacattagtaAAAAATGGCAGACAAATGCCACCTACCCTCTACCcccaacaagcttggggacctgtgggaatgcgtggtggacctggtctcatgagtgggctaatcgctaaccgagcgtaccatcgctaaccactcTAAAACATCcccgagccatgactcaaggtcatctgGGGCCCTGGTCCTTTCAGCCTGAGCCCCgaatgaccttgagtcatggctcggggctgttttagggtggttagcgatggtacgcttggttagcgattagcccatgcatgtgagaccaggttcaCCATgcttggttatttttttcttttttagaacacgcagcccaacctATTTGCCGGAGTGTTTTAGGTGATTCTTATAATTTACTCCCTGGAAATTACTCGTTTTTGTcaccccccacccaaaaaccccgcattcccacaggtccccaagcttgttgggGGTAGAGGGTAGGTTGTATTTGTCCGCCACTTTTTACTGATGTATCATATGtatacaaagggttttgtgaaggtttgaaagaaaatagaccaaaattaaggcgcAGGAGTTATACTGGACCTTTACCAAATACTATTATTGAAGAATGTGTCTGGCACTGTTTACTGAAGCTGTCTTTATGTCCCAGAGCAAAATAAAAattatcagttattattattattattattattattattattattattattattattattattattattaacattattatctcAAACTGAGTAATTACAGTCTTCTTAAACTGTGCATTCATGAGTCtgtatttttccattatttctaatGTTAAGCTCTTCCTTGTCCACCTTTTCTTGTCCTCTTATTGCCTCAAGCATCCTTATTAAGCATCCTTACTCTTTTGTCAATTTCTAAATATCCAGTCTCTTCATATGACAACTTCATTCCTATGTTAATATTTTCAAGGGATTGcctttatttattcttctgcCCTTTGTTGGTTAACTATCCTTTCATGTTATCAATGAttattttctcatgttttccataATTTGCTAACAATATTTTCTGCCTCACTCATCATGTGTCTGCAGGGTTGGTTGTTGAGGGAAGCAATGGGGAGTATGTTTACCTGAGTCCTGAGGAGAGGGTGGAACTGGTGCATCGCGTCCGAGAGTTCCTTCCACGGAAATCAGACAAGCTGCTGCTGGCTGGCTCAGGCTGTGAATGTGAGTGGTGCTGTTTTTTTATGAACAGTATCAAATgtaatgataagaataagaataatgataacaataaatactaataattaataataataattataatattattaaataataatgatgaatggTTACGTTATGGATGATGTATATATATGTAGACTTGTGCAAAGGTTAAATTTATGTTTAAGTTGACCCCAAGGCTATAATATTCTTGACCGAGGAATATATTTAAGCCCTCAGAAAAGTAACATGAATGTCAAGGCTGACCTCAAACTTAACTTtgaagatataaaaaatataaactttTATATGGGTATATGTGCTTAAGTAGACAGGTCTGCACAAAGCAATGACAGAATGAAAATTATTATAGAtacagaaaaatgaatgaaatgaagacTGGATTAAACAGAGTTGCCTGAATGAACTGAAATGGACTGAAATAAGCATAGGGAGTAGTGAGTGAACTGGAATGAAGACTGAAGTAGTCAGAGATAATTGAATGATCTAGAACAAAGATTATGATAAGCATAGAGATGACTGAATTAACTGAAATGAAGACTGGGATAGACAGAGAGAAgacaatacaaagaaataaaaaactagGATAGACAGATGACTGAATAAACCTCTGAACCTGCAGCCACACGTGACACCATAGCCATGAGTCAGAGGATGGCGGCGGCTGGTGCTGATGCGGTCATGGTGGTCACGCCGAGCTACTACAAAGGGGGCATGAAGGTGAGGCTTTGAGGTAGTTAATAAAAGTAAAGTTAAGTTGGGGGCACATGCTGTAGCTGCACGTGTTCTTGGTGCTCACGTCTGTCTCATTAGCCCTTTAACCTGCATTGGGTGATAGAGAATAGGAGGAGTGTGGAGTCAGAGTTGGAGTTGAAGTCAGTGGAGTTGTCTACTATTGCCCAGAGTCGGAGTTGGAGCCGGTAAGAGAAAACTCCGACTGACTCCTTTACGTAATCAATTCTCGTAAAAAGTACTTGACTGCACTGCTAGGCCACTGTCACCACTTTGTGTGAAATTTCCAAAAATTTGTCGGAGAAATAAGTTTTTGCGGGAGGACATTTCAGAATGGTGTGGCGgaatgtgatgtgtggtgtggtatgactaggtgtggtgtggtgtagtgttGCTGGGTGTGATGCTTgctgtggtgtagtgtggctgggtttgATTTCCCTGTCACTCTGCTGCAGAAgagggggaacaggaggaggtgggtggaggcGGAGTCAGAGTCGCAAGCTTATTTAAAAATTTCTGGAGTCGGTGTTGGGGTCAGAATATTTGGAGGTGGAGTTGGAGTCGCAAGCTTAAAATTTTCTGGAGTCAGGGTTGGGGTCAGAATATTTGGAGGCGGAGTTGGAGTCGCAAGCTTAAAATTTTCTGGAGTCAGGGTTGGGGTCAGAATATTTTAGATCCAACTCTATATCCCTGGAAAATAGTCAGAAACAGCATCAAAATTTACATGATAAGCCAAACATGTTCTCTTCAGCACTCTTTATTTGTACATGTGAAAGCTACATTTTATTTCcgactattttgtttattctccttctgtttattctacctcctcctcctcttcccttttctttctcctcttcttgtgttCATTagtttctttactttctccttttcccttttttcttttcataagtgtttttctcttatatgtattttctgtattcattctctcttctttttctcttccttcatcttcctattcatgtattttctgttttccttctttattctttctttctttttctcttcttttttcctccttttcatgtgttttctttccatcatttttttctcatatctccttAGAATATCTTCCTCCtatatctctcctttttcctccctctcttctctctcatatcTCCTTAGAATATCCTCCTCCtatatctctcctttttcctccctctctcctctctcatatcTCCTTAGAATATCCTCCTCCtatatctctccttttccctccctctctcctctctcatatcTCCTTTActattcctctctcatcttctctttcctattttcccttctcttcctcttcaagctCCCGCCTCTCACTTCCCTTTTTGTTGTTCAGATGAGGTATTTCAATATTAGGGATTAAGATTTCATTTGGTTTGCTCATTCCAGGACAAGGCGCTTCATGCACACTTCACTGCCGTGGCTGACAACTGTCCTGTCCCTGTCATACTGTACAGTGTTCCAGCATTCACTGGTAAGGTAAATAAGTCCTGCTATCAGAATATTTGATGATGATGTTATTTCAAGCTTGAGGTCAGgagatatttctttctttctcagtgtctgtgtctttctatgttttgtctgtttttttttatatcaagtcCTTCCATGTTTCTGTCTCTAGAGCCTCTTTCTTGCCTAGAGTGGGAAAAGGTAATAATTAtggtattattgttattgttttagtAATTAATTGGGATGATATTgttgggtgatgatgatggtaatgatatcaTTGCCCAGGACATGAACTGCGAGATCTGTATAGTCAAATTtttaatggtaatgataatggttATGATGGGGATGGTAAtgttataatggaggtgatggtgatctGTTGTTGCCTTCCAGTAATTGACCTGAGCCTTGATGTGATATTAGACCTCGCTCAACATCCCAACATCATCGGCATTAAGGAAAGCGGAGGCGACGTGAGTGCATGTGTTTTATTTCTTGTTGAAGACGTTTTCCTCTGATTAGTCATTGTATTTCTTGAAGTTAGAGACTAGAATTAAAGTCCTCACTGTTGGCTGTAGTGGTCTAGGGAGCTAGAACGTCAGGCGGTTTGAATCCTGGGCGCTTTGTGATGTCATGAAGGGCATTAGGTCTTAAACCCAAAGCTACAACCCCAAAACAGCAATCTAATATATACATAGGTAAAAGTTTTCAAgacagaagaaaaattaaagtccTCAgtatccctcttccttcctcacactTTATATTACCAATATTTAATCTGTTTCTGTCATTCAGGGCTGCTAGATATATTTGGTATCTTAAGAATGTTGCTTTGTGCAGTTCATTCATATGGTTTTGAggtaatttttatttttaagatATTCATGACTGCCAGTTTGTGAGTAGAAATATGGCTTAGTTGACTGATTGTTTCAGATTTCAAAAATTGGCAGCATTGTGCACAAGACCCGGGACGCTGATTTTCAAGTGCTAGCGGGATCAGCCAGTTTTCTGATGGCAACACTGCAGATTGGTAAGTTGGTAAAGGCTTGCAGGCTGACCGCACAGCCAGCCTGCAAGGATGGCTATGCAGTCAATTTTGCTAAGGCTTACAGGCTATCTGTGCAGTCAGTTTTGCTAAGGCTTGCAGGCTGACTGTGCAGTCAGTTTCACTACATATCAGTAAGTTAATATCATCTTGGGTTTTAAGCTTATATTCCTAAGCTTCCAAATGAAGAGTTTAAAACTGTGTACTCATTCAATTGCCATATGTAGCAGATAACCTCAGACTATGTAGGTAAAAGTTGGGCCTCCTCCAGCTGTGGTGCATTCTTCAGAATAGACAGTCAAGAGTGGGACATTCATGATGCGGCTGACCTCAACAGCCCACTCACTACTTTTACTCCTAGttattttcatctttaatttATGATAAAACAGGTTATTGATGTTTAGCATTGGGTTGTTGGTTATCACCCATGGTGCAGGATGACAAAGTAATATCTAATAAAACAAAATTATGAGGagcaaggaaataatgaaaaaaatggggaaTTTGAACACTTTCATGAAATTGCTGACAAAATAGTGAAATGATGAATAGGGGCAACAAATATACatgttgagaatcctttatccaAAATTCCAAAACCTCCAAAATCCGAAAGTTTTTTTAATGCTGACATGATGCGTCACAAATGGAAAGTTCCgcaaagtgatgggaaggttcTACCCTGTACAGCTGTTGTGTGCTCTTCAGGGTTGCCAGGTCTGTACAGGGCCGGGCCAGGCAAGTGCAGGACCCAATGCAAGGAGTAGTGAGAGGGCGGCGGCCCCTCTGATTTAGAATGTCAAACCCAAAGCCCCCccaaaataaaacaatatatatttttttggcatatcatttatatatattaaaaacttCATTGGTGCTAACACTGATCATTGTGGC encodes the following:
- the LOC127000337 gene encoding 4-hydroxy-2-oxoglutarate aldolase, mitochondrial-like isoform X2, translating into MEGPTLTPSKYQSTSPFGLVVEGSNGEYVYLSPEERVELVHRVREFLPRKSDKLLLAGSGCESTRDTIAMSQRMAAAGADAVMVVTPSYYKGGMKDKALHAHFTAVADNCPVPVILYSVPAFTVIDLSLDVILDLAQHPNIIGIKESGGDISKIGSIVHKTRDADFQVLAGSASFLMATLQIGGVGGVCALANVLGEAVCDLQTLVQQGNMADAVQLQRKLIAPNAAVTKGFGIPGLKQVMDWKGMYGGPTRAPLQPLTQQETDKLRKVFTDTGYL